The Arachis ipaensis cultivar K30076 chromosome B07, Araip1.1, whole genome shotgun sequence genomic interval AGGCCTCCGCCTCCTTCTCGTCCATATCCCTAACCCCTTCCATTGTGATTCTATTCTGATTTCATTATCCCTAGCCCTAGCCCTGTCCCTTCCCTGTTGCTGCTGCTAATttcacagaaaaataaaaataatactaattaacttcattcattttttaatttgttgagaTATCGAGATCTGTTcttaattaacttaaaattaCTGATAAGTTTCTACAAATTTGTTGAGATATTGAGATATTGAGATCTGCAATAGTTGGTGCTGTCCGCTCTAGCTACTTACATGCGCTGTTTGATGTCTTTGCAGAAGTAAACTTTCTGCAGAAAGTTCCGGCTATTGTTCATGGAAACTTGAAGCTCTCCGAGAGGTAATTCTTGATAAGGAACCATGCTTTTTAACCCTCCTTTCTTATTTGATTCTACACTTAAATGTCAAAGGAACAGAAATTGAACAAGTCCTTTCAGGAGGAGCTTAAAATATTAAAGCTGGATAGAGACAAAGTgagtttatattatatatatttcgtCATTGTAACTGAAGCATTCTTTTGCTCACCGTGAGATAAAAAGAATCATTCTGTTTGTAGTTATACTATGGGGAGGTCATAATTTAAAAGACTTATATTTTTTAGTTGTGAATTTGTGATATTTACCTCTAAAATGCACTCTACTATAACCCATTCTTCTCATTATTGTTAGATGGAAAAGAATGAAATTGAGGCTGCTCTTGAAACAAGCAGGAAGTCTTTAGCGGCTAATGTCCTTTCCAGTGCTTCTCAGGTACAGGTCAAGCATTCAAGGGATATCAGTTATGTTAACAATATAATGGCTTTTTGATAATGTAAATAATTACTTTTTGGAATGCCGGCATTGGCTTTTTATAACAGATGTCAGATCCTTCCAAAAGTTTTCCAGAAAAGGAAGAAATCGTAAGTTCCATACAAAAGCTAAATAAAGATTTGATGGATACACAGTCGAAAAATCAGAAAAAATGGACAAAGACATCAAAATTATTGAAGATCTAAGGCAAAGCAATGATTACTTAAGGGCTCAAGTATCCTTGGTTGCTGAGAAATCATAGAAAATTGAATTCTCGCTTTTCACTACTTGCTTTCGAATTTCTTGTATCTTCTGCATAAAATGGTTAAGTAGTTTCCACTTTCATAACATCGTTCTTAATAATGTTTTTCTCTTCCAGATGGAGCTAGCAAGAAAAGTTTTTACGGACGGAAGGGATGTTGATTTAGAAGGTTGGTCTAACATTTTGTTGCTAGAGCTGATATCTTAGTATTAGTCATTACATGATACTATTTTAGTTTAATATAATACATTAAAAATCTGACTTTTAAGAACCGCAAAATGCTGATGTCGATAATTTTGTTCATAGATCAAGTCATTTCAGATCAATTCCAGATTGGCTACAATTCTTCCAGATCAAGTCATTTCAGATCAATTCCATATTGTCGATATTTTAGTTTCATGTGTGTTTCCATCACAGGCCTTAAAACTTGCATGCCAAGTGGATATTCATACATTGAAGGAATTGAACATTTGCTTCTTTCCTTAAAGCAAAACAACTATGAGATGCATGCTTTTACAAACTACCCCATATGGTAAGACAATTGTTCTTATTATGATTTTGGTTTTTTGGCTCCCCACAGTCTTCTTCAGAATGTCTTGTATTGTAGGTACCAACTGATTGAAGACAAGTTAGAACTATCAAAATATTTATCTTGGACATTTTGTTCGTGTACATATGGTATAGCACAACTTGTTTTGATTTGATTAATGTGGGATGAAGCATAAATTCACAACTTGCTTTGATTTTATAATGTGTTTCAGGAAAGAGGAAGCCTAATACTGAGTTCTTTATGGAAGCTTTGGAACATCTTAAAGTTGATCCAGCAAATTGTATATTTGTAGATGAcaggtttcttctctttctctttataTACTGTACACTATTCGGTTATTGTCATCTATATGAGAATGAGTATTTAACTTTCTTTAGTTCTCATCCTTTTCGTGTGAATGAATGACTATTTACCTCTGTATTGAGGAATGTATCAAGGGAAAATGAGTTAAGATAGAATATTAAAAggttcctttttttttctccttctgtTTTATGACCTTCTTTTCAGCTTAAATATtaatggaaaataaaattaactttGTCTATGACCTACTTGGCTGAGGAGTGAGGAGCAGATACTCCGGGATGATATCAGCTTTTCAGGAGAATAAGGAACATGAtttatttccttttttcttttcgaAGGTGTTTTTCTTTTTGGTATATATACTGcaaatgaatttgattttcacttcttGGGTCTGTTTggtttttgcttttattttctgtttagtATAAGAGGTATGCATTTCATGCAAAGATTGCAAATGCTGATTAGTTTTGTTGGCTTATATGATTTGGCAGGTCTCAGGACAAACCTCTGGTTGTAATGCAATTTTTGTATTGACCAGAGCTTGCTTCTCTTGCCATAAGTGTAATGCAGTTTCCTTTGATTATTGTTATGGTTAATAATTCTATAATTTTGCAATTCCTTAAAATAGTAAACAACTGTGTAATGCCAATGTCTTTTATTGTGGAAATTTGCTTGTGCTTTTTCTAAAACAATATTGTTACTACCtcggaaataaaataatatccaAGTTTCACTCCATGGCTTGGCAATTGGTCATTTTATTTCATATTGTAGAGAGGCTGGTATGACTAAGGAACGCATTGAAAAACTATTGAAAGCTGGAGCCAATGTTGTTCTGACTACTATGGATGGTGTTTGATATGAGTCATATGACTCTCCTACAGAATTTGTTAGATTATCCTCATATGCTAGATTATCCAAATCTTTGAGCACCAAGGAAAGTAGATTTTTCCCTTCTTGAAGTCCTCCAAAGTAATGTGTTGTGGGACTGTATAATGTATGTTAATATTTCCCAAAATGTCAATCAATCAGTTTTGTTTTGTGCCTTTTGTTTTTAAGAGTTCTGCAAACTTCTTTTGTATACTGGTGCAAGTTACGGAAAAAATAGCTATTGAAATTTTCAGGTTCAGCTGATAGAACAGTGAAATTCTGGGATTTAGAAACCTTTGAATTGATTGGTTCTGCCAGGGGCGAGGTACTTAAATGTACTTAATCTTAAGTTTCTATTCAAAAGGAAACAATTATGTCCATTTATGTCTTAATTTGtgcctctctctgtctctctctgtcATAAATATAAATGTCATTGCTTTAAAGTTATGTTGCTTCTCTGAAACATATTATATTACTTTAAATTAGGCTACAGGGGTGCGCTCAATAGCATTTCATCCTGATGGAAGAACCCTATTTACTGGGCATGAGGATGGTTTGAAGGTAAGAGATTGAAAGAGATAATATAATGAAGAACTTGGACAAGGATAAAAGAGTCATGTATAATGCCGATATGATATGTTGCAGGTGTGTTCATGATATGTTGCAGGTGTATTCATGGGAGCCTGATATGATATGAAGAACTTGGACAAGGataaaagattttttattttttattttattttcccccTACATTGCATTGCATGCACTATGCTTTATCTCTCTTTAACTATATTATTATGTGTTAATTTCAACGTGTCAGCTTATTAAACCATACGGTGATGGTTCCGGCTTGGATGCCAAGACAAGTGAAGGCATGGAGCACAAACTTAATcttaaggaaaataaacaagagaaAGTAGAGGTTGATGTGGGGCCAACTACCAGATTCCGCAGTGTGTCCCCTGATGAGTCAAAAGagataaagaatatatatattgACTGTAAGCCGCtgacctttgatcttctcttatttggTCTTCGAGTACTGCAACACTGTTAATCATTCGCAGTGTGTTTCTGAAACTGCCAAATTTTATACATTTCAAGATTTTTCAGAAGTGTCAAGTGATAACTCTTGTCAAGTGATCCTTTTATAACTGTAAGCTATGTAGTGGTTTGTGTCTGTGAAGGATGTCTGTAGTGACTCAAGGCTAGAAACTTAACTTCTACATGCATTTATGTGCATCTAATGAATGATATTTTCTTACATATGAAGCTTCTGGAGGGAAACCGATTACATTACAGGGAAACAATAGCAGGACTACTTGAAGGATGTTTCTGTGCGGCATAGTGAAATAAAAGCACCTAAAGTTCGAGATTCTTTATCTTGGGGGAAGCGAAAAAGTCAACATTCTGCTGAGGGAGCTGCACTCATTTCTGCAGCAGCATCTAGCCTAAATAAATTTTCTAATGATGGAAGCTTTATGCGTGAATTTGTTAGCAACAAAAGGTTTTTTAATTGTGAGTAATCACTAAGCCTCACAAGTTCCACTGCATTAGAGCTCAAGCTTCAGGTGATTCAGATAGAACTGTTAGATATATAATATGGTTTGTGTTGATGATTACTAATATGAATGTTAATGTTTATACTCTATACAAGGTTCAACAAAAATTGAGGGGATTTCTGAGAAAACAGATTCCAAGGATGATAACTTAGTATTTGTTGCTGGTGCTACTGGTAGAGTTGGTTCAAGAACTGTTAGGTACATTTGTTAGTACTCTTCAATTCACTTGTTCTTTAAGAAGAAACTTCTTTTCTTTAAAATGATGACTAGTGATAGTTTCATTTCAGAGAGCTTATAAAACATGGATTTAAAGTAAGAGCTGGAGTGAGGAGTGCTGAGAGAGCTGGTCCACTAATCAAGGTACAGGTTCTATCTTATGAACAAGATTTGGTATCCATTAGTGCTTGATATGAAAAGGATGTGCATTAAGATATAGAACATATGCAGAGTGTTGAGCAAATGAAGCTTGATGATGGAACAAGTGGAGGGAAGAGTACTGGTTACTTCATTGGGAACAAATAAATTTGGTTTACCTGCAGCTATTCTCAAGTGAGCATTAATGAAATTCTTTCTGATATTATCATATTTTAACAAGAAGTTCAAACTCATAACCTAACAGTATCAACAGAAGACACTTTATTTGGGGGTCAAGTATCAAACCTTCAGGTGCTTAACATGTAAACTTTTGTGCTGATTTCCAATTTTGTAAAACTAGTCCTATGAATGACAGAGCAAAAGTAACAAATTCTGTTTCATGGTAGGTGGCAGAACTTATGGCAGTCATGGCCAAGAAACCTGATCTTGCATATTGTAAAATAGTGGAGGTAGTAGCAGAGACAATTGCGCCGCTGACTCCCAGGGAGGAGCTTCTTGCAAAGATATCATCTCAAAGACCTTACATTTCTTCACCAAAGGTATGTCCTTTCTTACATTACAAGTTATGACAAAGAAAAATTTACCTCACTGCTATAACTAAGCTCTAATTTATGATTCATTGTTTATTGTGATTATGCAGAAACCGGATGCTACAGCCATCAGTGATCCGGCTCCCTCGGAACCTGCCATTGCCACAACCACTGAGAAGGAAACTGCACAACCAAAACCGGTTGCGAAAGAGTCACTTTCGCCCTTTTCCAATTGCATTAAGAGATATAAAGCAACACCACATTACTCTAGTTGATTGGCTTGTAGAGATTTGCATAATGTAATTTTTCTCGTATAATACAATGTTATGAATTATAGCTGATAAATTTAGTACGGTTGGACAATACACTTAGGATTATAattgatgtatcaatacacttcGTTTATGTTTTAATAATACGatgaatttatgtattttttgaagtattataaatattcaaatacaaattagataaaaatttgtattaaatttatatttattttgtatgaaaacaagtttattttgtaattggaaaaataaaaaaaaatttattttaccttaccgacagatttacagacggattttctgtctgtaatcaaaGTGAGATGATTTTCTAAGAttcaaattacagacgaaaaatctgtcggaaaatttgtctgtaattacagacggaaaatccgtcggaaaatctgtctgtaattacagacagaaaatccgtctgaaaatccgcct includes:
- the LOC107607827 gene encoding flavin mononucleotide hydrolase 1, chloroplatic-like isoform X1; the encoded protein is MELARKVFTDGRDVDLEDQVISDQFQIGYNSSRSSHFRSIPYCRYFSFMCVSITGLKTCMPSGYSYIEGIEHLLLSLKQNNYEMHAFTNYPIWYQLIEDKLELSKYLSWTFCSCTYGKRKPNTEFFMEALEHLKVDPANCIFVDDRFLLFLFIYCTLFGYCHLYENEYLTFFSSHPFRVNE
- the LOC107607827 gene encoding flavin mononucleotide hydrolase 1, chloroplatic-like isoform X2, encoding MELARKVFTDGRDVDLEGLKTCMPSGYSYIEGIEHLLLSLKQNNYEMHAFTNYPIWYQLIEDKLELSKYLSWTFCSCTYGKRKPNTEFFMEALEHLKVDPANCIFVDDRFLLFLFIYCTLFGYCHLYENEYLTFFSSHPFRVNE
- the LOC107606071 gene encoding protein TIC 62, chloroplastic-like, whose product is MAVMAKKPDLAYCKIVEVVAETIAPLTPREELLAKISSQRPYISSPKKPDATAISDPAPSEPAIATTTEKETAQPKPVAKESLSPFSNCIKRYKATPHYSS